In Bacillus methanolicus, the following proteins share a genomic window:
- a CDS encoding D-alanyl-D-alanine carboxypeptidase family protein, with translation MMAALLFFGILSGNNKAAAEDALNIHADAAILVDAKTGKILYEKNPDTVLGIASMTKMMTEYILLEAIKEGKVKWEQEYSVSEYVYKLSQDRALSNVPLRRDGKYKVRELYEAMTIYSANGATAAIAEIIAGSEKNFVKMMNEKAKELGLKDYKFVNATGLNNRDLKGQHPAGGAEEENVMSARATAKLAFHLINKFPEVLKTASTPSKKFREGTDDEIKMDNWNWMLPSLVYGYEGVDGLKTGTTDFAGYCFTGTASRDGKRFITVVMNAKDASGKGGYKARFDETRKMFDYAFTNFKEEEIVPKNYQVKGKKTLPVVKGKEDQVKIQTKDAIKMVVKNGEKANYKPVLVIDKKKLNENGELTAPIKKGEKVGYLTLETKNEDLGFLTENGKMKVDVVAAETVEKANWFVLMMRGIGGFFGDVWGSVSSAVKGWF, from the coding sequence ATGATGGCCGCTCTGTTGTTCTTTGGCATTCTTTCGGGGAACAACAAAGCAGCAGCAGAAGATGCTTTAAATATTCATGCAGATGCTGCCATTCTAGTAGATGCAAAAACAGGAAAGATTTTATACGAAAAAAACCCTGATACTGTGCTTGGAATTGCCAGCATGACGAAAATGATGACAGAATATATTTTGCTAGAAGCGATAAAAGAAGGTAAGGTTAAATGGGAGCAGGAATACTCTGTCAGTGAATATGTATATAAACTTTCACAGGACCGTGCATTATCAAACGTTCCTTTACGGCGCGACGGCAAATACAAAGTACGTGAATTATATGAAGCAATGACAATTTATTCCGCGAATGGAGCGACTGCGGCGATTGCGGAAATCATTGCCGGTTCTGAAAAGAATTTTGTAAAAATGATGAATGAAAAAGCAAAAGAACTCGGATTGAAAGATTACAAGTTTGTTAATGCTACAGGTTTAAATAACCGTGATTTAAAAGGCCAGCATCCTGCAGGGGGCGCTGAAGAAGAAAATGTTATGTCTGCCCGGGCTACGGCAAAACTGGCTTTTCATTTAATTAATAAATTCCCTGAAGTATTAAAAACAGCAAGCACTCCATCTAAAAAGTTCAGGGAAGGTACAGACGACGAAATTAAGATGGACAACTGGAACTGGATGCTTCCTAGCCTTGTATATGGTTATGAAGGTGTGGACGGGCTTAAAACAGGTACGACTGATTTTGCCGGATATTGTTTTACCGGTACGGCAAGCCGTGATGGAAAACGATTCATTACCGTTGTTATGAATGCGAAAGATGCAAGCGGAAAAGGCGGTTATAAAGCACGATTTGATGAAACGAGAAAAATGTTTGATTATGCCTTTACCAATTTTAAAGAGGAAGAAATTGTTCCGAAAAATTATCAGGTAAAAGGAAAGAAGACTTTGCCGGTTGTGAAAGGGAAAGAAGATCAAGTTAAAATTCAAACGAAAGATGCCATTAAGATGGTTGTTAAGAACGGGGAAAAAGCAAACTATAAGCCGGTTTTAGTCATTGATAAAAAGAAATTAAATGAAAATGGCGAATTGACTGCTCCGATTAAAAAAGGCGAAAAAGTCGGCTATCTTACATTAGAGACTAAAAATGAAGATCTAGGCTTTTTAACGGAAAATGGAAAGATGAAAGTCGATGTTGTGGCTGCTGAAACCGTTGAAAAAGCAAACTGGTTTGTATTAATGATGCGCGGAATCGGCGGATTTTTCGGAGATGTATGGGGAAGCGTATCCTCTGCAGTAAAGGGATGGTTTTAA
- the pdxT gene encoding pyridoxal 5'-phosphate synthase glutaminase subunit PdxT, producing MIKIGVLGLQGAVREHVRSIEESGAEAVVIKRKEQLAEVDGLILPGGESTTMRRLIDKYDFMDELKEFARQGKPMFGTCAGLILLAKKIVGYDEPHIGVMDVVVERNSFGRQRESFEAELDIAGVAEDFTAVFIRAPHIVEAGENVEILSKHNGRIVAARDGRFLGCSFHPELTDDNRFTQYFINMVKEAKETQPV from the coding sequence ATGATAAAAATTGGTGTATTAGGCTTGCAAGGCGCTGTTCGTGAACATGTCCGCTCGATCGAAGAGTCCGGTGCCGAAGCCGTCGTTATTAAGCGAAAAGAGCAACTGGCTGAAGTGGATGGGCTTATTCTTCCGGGTGGAGAAAGCACGACCATGCGCCGTTTAATTGACAAGTACGATTTTATGGATGAATTAAAAGAATTTGCCCGGCAAGGAAAACCAATGTTCGGAACTTGCGCAGGTTTGATTCTTTTAGCCAAAAAAATTGTCGGCTATGACGAGCCTCATATTGGAGTTATGGATGTCGTAGTTGAGCGCAATTCTTTTGGGCGTCAGCGAGAAAGTTTTGAAGCTGAACTTGATATTGCCGGGGTTGCAGAAGATTTTACAGCTGTATTCATTCGAGCTCCTCATATTGTGGAAGCCGGGGAAAATGTTGAAATTCTTTCTAAACACAATGGCCGTATTGTAGCAGCAAGGGATGGGCGGTTTCTTGGATGTTCATTCCACCCAGAGTTAACAGATGACAACCGTTTCACACAATATTTTATTAATATGGTGAAAGAAGCTAAAGAAACTCAACCCGTATAA
- the serS gene encoding serine--tRNA ligase, which produces MLDLKYLRANFAEVKKLLQHRGEDLTDLGKFEELDQKRRELIVESEQLKSKRNEVSQQIALLKREKKDADHLIKEMREVGDKIKALDDELRTVEETLEKLLLSIPNIPHESVPVGESEDDNVEVRKWGEVPQFHFEVKPHWEIADHLGILDFERAGKVTGSRFVFYKKLGARLERALFNFMLDLHTEEHGYQEVLPPYLVNRASMTGTGQLPKFEEDAFLIESEDYFLIPTAEVPVTNLHRDEILNADDLPINYAAFSACFRSEAGSAGRDTRGLIRQHQFNKVELVKFVKPEDSYEELEKLTAHAEKVLQLLGLPYRVMSMCTGDLGFTAAKKYDIEVWLPSYNTYREISSCSNFEAFQARRANIRFRRDPKAKPEHVHTLNGSGLAIGRTVAAILENYQQEDGTVIIPEVLRPYMGNREVIAPKN; this is translated from the coding sequence ATGCTTGATTTAAAATATTTAAGAGCAAATTTTGCGGAAGTAAAAAAATTGCTCCAGCACCGTGGTGAAGATTTAACCGATTTAGGGAAATTTGAAGAGCTGGATCAAAAGCGACGCGAGCTGATTGTTGAAAGTGAACAGCTAAAAAGCAAGCGCAATGAAGTATCACAGCAGATTGCACTTCTTAAACGGGAAAAAAAGGATGCAGACCATCTTATTAAAGAGATGAGAGAAGTTGGTGATAAGATTAAAGCATTAGACGATGAACTTCGAACAGTGGAAGAAACACTGGAAAAACTTTTGTTAAGCATCCCGAATATTCCTCATGAAAGCGTTCCTGTAGGGGAATCAGAAGATGACAACGTAGAAGTTCGCAAATGGGGAGAAGTTCCGCAATTTCATTTTGAAGTGAAACCGCACTGGGAGATTGCCGACCACCTTGGAATCCTTGATTTTGAGCGCGCCGGGAAAGTAACCGGAAGCCGCTTTGTTTTCTATAAAAAATTGGGTGCCCGCTTGGAGCGAGCTTTGTTTAACTTTATGCTTGATCTTCATACAGAAGAACATGGGTATCAGGAAGTTCTTCCGCCATATTTGGTCAATCGCGCCAGTATGACAGGAACAGGCCAGCTTCCTAAGTTTGAAGAAGATGCTTTCTTAATTGAAAGTGAAGATTATTTCTTAATTCCGACAGCAGAAGTGCCTGTAACGAATTTGCATCGCGATGAAATTTTAAATGCGGATGACCTCCCAATTAATTATGCAGCATTCAGTGCATGTTTCCGTTCTGAAGCGGGTTCTGCGGGACGTGATACACGCGGTTTGATCCGCCAGCATCAATTTAATAAAGTAGAGCTCGTAAAATTTGTAAAGCCTGAAGATTCTTATGAAGAATTGGAAAAACTGACAGCTCATGCGGAAAAAGTCTTGCAATTGCTTGGTTTGCCATACCGTGTTATGAGCATGTGTACAGGAGATTTAGGATTTACTGCCGCAAAGAAATATGATATTGAAGTTTGGTTGCCAAGCTATAATACGTACCGTGAAATTTCTTCTTGCAGTAATTTTGAGGCTTTCCAAGCTCGCCGAGCAAATATTCGTTTCCGCCGCGACCCGAAAGCAAAACCGGAGCATGTGCATACATTAAACGGTTCAGGGCTTGCGATTGGAAGAACGGTAGCAGCCATTTTGGAAAACTATCAGCAAGAAGACGGAACGGTGATCATTCCGGAGGTGCTGCGTCCTTATATGGGCAACCGGGAAGTAATTGCTCCGAAAAACTAA
- a CDS encoding glycoside hydrolase family 18 protein translates to MQIHVVRQNQTLFEIAQTYGTTVNDLIEANEIPNPNNLVVGQTLVIPIIGRFYWVQPGDSLWSISRRFNISVQQLASVNRISPNQPLQIGFRLYIPQGPKTRGEFNGYVEPRGTSVAPELENSAREAAPYLTYLAPFSFQALRDGSLKEPLLNNFPAIARANNNVLMMVITNQENDQFNDELGRILLNDIDIQNRFLNNIVATAKKYGFRDIHFDFEYLRPADREAYNRFLRKARDRFKQEGWLISTALAPKTSADQKGRWYEAHDYRAHGEIVDFVVIMTYEWGYSGGPAMAVSPIGPVRNVLQYAVSEMPSSKILMGQNLYGYDWTLPFVEGTVAKAVSPQQAIQLAARYNVPIQYDTRAQAPFFRYVDEEGKRHEVWFEDARSIQAKFDLIKELRLRGMSYWKLGLSFPQNWLLITDNFNVVKRPS, encoded by the coding sequence ATGCAAATTCATGTAGTCCGGCAAAATCAGACATTATTCGAAATAGCCCAAACATACGGAACAACCGTTAATGACCTAATAGAAGCAAACGAAATACCAAACCCAAACAACCTTGTTGTTGGACAGACATTAGTGATCCCAATCATTGGAAGGTTTTACTGGGTGCAGCCAGGCGACAGTCTCTGGTCCATTTCCCGCAGATTTAACATTTCCGTGCAGCAACTTGCTTCTGTAAACCGTATTTCCCCTAATCAGCCGCTGCAAATTGGGTTTCGCCTCTATATTCCCCAAGGGCCAAAAACAAGAGGGGAATTTAATGGGTATGTAGAACCAAGGGGTACGTCTGTTGCACCGGAATTAGAAAACAGTGCAAGGGAAGCGGCGCCTTATTTAACCTATCTGGCTCCATTCAGCTTTCAAGCATTGAGGGACGGGTCCCTAAAAGAACCGCTGTTAAATAATTTCCCGGCTATTGCCCGTGCAAATAACAATGTGCTTATGATGGTCATTACAAACCAAGAAAATGACCAATTCAACGATGAATTAGGCCGGATTTTATTAAACGATATCGATATTCAAAATAGGTTTTTAAATAATATCGTCGCAACAGCAAAAAAATACGGGTTCCGGGATATTCACTTTGATTTTGAATACTTAAGGCCTGCTGACAGGGAAGCATACAATCGTTTCCTGCGAAAGGCGCGTGACCGTTTTAAGCAGGAAGGCTGGTTAATATCAACTGCTCTTGCCCCTAAAACAAGCGCAGATCAAAAGGGGCGCTGGTACGAAGCACATGATTATAGGGCGCATGGAGAAATTGTCGATTTTGTCGTAATAATGACATACGAATGGGGATATAGCGGAGGCCCGGCGATGGCTGTCTCACCGATTGGCCCTGTCAGAAATGTGCTTCAATATGCCGTCAGTGAGATGCCGTCTTCAAAAATTCTAATGGGGCAAAATTTATATGGCTACGACTGGACTCTGCCATTTGTAGAAGGCACCGTCGCTAAAGCAGTCAGCCCCCAGCAAGCAATCCAGCTTGCAGCCCGTTACAATGTCCCTATTCAATATGATACAAGAGCACAGGCCCCCTTCTTTCGTTATGTAGATGAAGAAGGAAAGAGGCATGAAGTATGGTTTGAGGATGCCCGTTCCATTCAAGCAAAATTCGATCTAATAAAAGAATTGAGACTAAGAGGAATGAGCTATTGGAAATTAGGGCTGTCGTTTCCGCAAAATTGGCTGCTTATTACAGATAACTTTAATGTCGTAAAACGGCCGTCTTAA
- a CDS encoding YaaC family protein, producing MLFSYKDWNNFSYFFSASSTQSFLKKNYNELQIENPEQKSYENCYRFLYYLEHAKVYYEQADKSPLMIKPVLLFYGLIHLIKACILTTDPNYPETTAVLAHGVSTRKRKKQHYSFFQDEVKFQRSGLFPLMVEKMFHMKHLEGDKATMGDLLKQIPELSELFMQFRGEETFLKISMQDGHYLIPKKILDSFHMTENRFIEFYKSRSAVQASFIEREGDFFELDLEMKSNYEPAPIKFNLWDGCYSLPLKKNSLFHFPELLIHYLLLYNLSMISRYETEWWSELIKMMPNQDYPLIQSFLNISMEKTPFLIYQFLNSKR from the coding sequence GTGTTATTTTCTTATAAAGACTGGAACAATTTTTCTTATTTTTTTTCTGCTTCTTCAACACAGAGTTTTTTGAAGAAAAATTACAATGAATTGCAAATTGAAAACCCAGAACAAAAGAGCTATGAGAACTGTTACCGCTTTCTTTATTATTTAGAACACGCCAAAGTTTATTATGAACAAGCAGATAAATCTCCGCTAATGATCAAGCCGGTTTTATTATTTTACGGACTCATTCACCTAATAAAAGCGTGTATTTTAACAACGGACCCGAATTATCCAGAAACAACAGCAGTACTCGCCCATGGAGTATCAACCCGAAAACGGAAGAAACAACATTACAGTTTTTTTCAGGATGAAGTAAAGTTTCAAAGAAGCGGCCTTTTCCCGCTCATGGTTGAAAAAATGTTTCACATGAAACATTTGGAAGGCGATAAAGCAACAATGGGTGATTTATTGAAACAAATACCTGAACTTTCCGAATTATTCATGCAGTTCAGAGGGGAGGAAACCTTTCTAAAAATTTCTATGCAAGATGGCCATTATCTTATCCCAAAGAAAATTCTTGACTCTTTTCACATGACCGAAAATCGTTTTATAGAATTTTATAAATCACGGTCAGCAGTCCAAGCCTCATTTATCGAGCGGGAAGGAGATTTTTTCGAGCTAGACCTTGAAATGAAATCTAATTATGAACCTGCCCCTATAAAATTCAACTTATGGGATGGGTGTTATTCGCTTCCTCTGAAAAAAAACAGCCTTTTTCATTTTCCGGAACTGCTTATTCACTATTTACTTTTATATAACTTAAGTATGATTTCACGGTATGAAACAGAATGGTGGAGCGAGCTGATCAAAATGATGCCCAATCAGGATTATCCTTTAATCCAATCGTTTTTAAATATTTCGATGGAAAAGACACCATTTTTAATCTATCAGTTTTTAAATAGCAAAAGGTAA
- the tadA gene encoding tRNA adenosine(34) deaminase TadA, translating into MINIREQDEYFMKLAIEEAKIAEKMEEVPIGAVIVLDGKIIARAHNLREKNQNAIAHAELLAIDQACKALGTWRLENAVLYVTLEPCAMCSGAIIQSRISKVVYGASDPKGGCAGTFMNLLQDTRFNHQSEVVAGVLEQECGQLLSAFFRKIRERKKAEKEQRKNRLAEDTGIDNE; encoded by the coding sequence ATGATTAATATTCGTGAACAAGATGAATATTTTATGAAACTGGCGATTGAGGAAGCGAAAATAGCAGAAAAAATGGAAGAAGTGCCGATTGGTGCTGTCATTGTATTGGATGGCAAAATCATTGCCCGGGCTCATAATTTGCGGGAAAAAAACCAGAACGCGATTGCCCACGCCGAGCTTCTTGCGATTGACCAGGCGTGCAAGGCACTCGGTACATGGAGGCTTGAGAATGCGGTGCTGTATGTTACGTTAGAGCCTTGTGCCATGTGTTCCGGTGCCATTATCCAATCAAGGATAAGCAAAGTGGTGTACGGCGCCAGTGATCCAAAGGGCGGTTGTGCCGGAACATTTATGAATTTGCTTCAGGACACTCGTTTTAATCATCAAAGTGAAGTGGTTGCAGGTGTTCTTGAACAAGAATGCGGACAACTGCTTTCAGCCTTTTTCCGAAAGATTCGTGAGAGGAAAAAGGCTGAGAAAGAACAGCGGAAAAACAGGCTGGCTGAAGATACAGGAATTGACAATGAATAA
- a CDS encoding deoxynucleoside kinase, whose translation MELRTKYNIPSNAVITIAGTVGVGKSTMTRALANALGFRTSFEKVETNPYLDKFYADFKRWSFHLQIYFLAERFKEQKRIFEYGGGFVQDRSIYEDTGIFARMHYEKGTMSKVDYETYRSLFEAMVMTPYFPHPDLLIYLEGSLDDILTRIKERGRPMEQQTPVEYWKEMHERYENWINSFNACPVLRLNINDYDVVDDESSIEPIVERISYVLKQTQLYKK comes from the coding sequence ATGGAACTTCGAACGAAATATAATATACCGTCCAATGCAGTCATTACGATAGCCGGAACGGTTGGGGTCGGCAAATCGACGATGACAAGAGCCTTGGCAAATGCTTTAGGGTTCCGAACCTCTTTTGAAAAAGTAGAAACAAATCCTTATTTAGATAAATTTTACGCTGATTTTAAACGCTGGAGCTTCCATTTGCAAATCTATTTTCTGGCGGAACGATTCAAAGAGCAAAAACGAATCTTCGAATACGGAGGCGGTTTTGTTCAGGACAGATCCATCTATGAAGATACCGGTATTTTTGCAAGGATGCATTATGAAAAAGGAACAATGTCAAAGGTAGATTATGAGACATATAGAAGCTTGTTTGAAGCGATGGTGATGACTCCATACTTTCCACACCCGGATTTATTAATTTATCTTGAAGGTTCTCTTGATGATATATTAACCCGCATAAAAGAACGGGGCCGGCCGATGGAACAGCAAACACCGGTTGAATATTGGAAAGAAATGCATGAACGCTATGAAAATTGGATCAACTCGTTTAATGCATGCCCTGTTCTCCGCTTAAACATAAACGATTATGATGTTGTTGACGATGAAAGTTCGATCGAACCAATTGTTGAACGAATTTCCTACGTTTTAAAACAGACACAGCTATATAAAAAATAA
- the pdxS gene encoding pyridoxal 5'-phosphate synthase lyase subunit PdxS: protein MKTGTDRVKRGMAEMQKGGVIMDVVNAEQAKIAEEAGAVAVMALERVPSDIRAAGGVARMADPRIIEEVMNAVSIPVMAKARIGHIVEARVLEAMGVDYIDESEVLTPADEEFHLNKKEYTVPFVCGCRDLGEAARRIGEGASMLRTKGEPGTGNIVEAVRHIRKVNAQVRKVVGMSEDELMTEAKLLGAPYEVLLEIKRLGRLPVVNFAAGGVATPADAALMMQLGADGVFVGSGIFKSENPAKYARAIVEATTHYQDYELIAELSKGLGTPMKGIEISTLAPEARMQERGW from the coding sequence ATGAAAACAGGTACAGATCGAGTGAAACGCGGAATGGCAGAAATGCAAAAAGGCGGCGTCATTATGGACGTTGTGAATGCTGAGCAGGCAAAAATTGCCGAAGAAGCCGGCGCTGTTGCAGTTATGGCTTTAGAACGCGTTCCTTCTGATATTCGTGCGGCCGGCGGTGTAGCCAGAATGGCTGATCCGCGCATTATTGAAGAAGTTATGAATGCAGTTTCCATTCCTGTAATGGCAAAAGCACGCATCGGCCATATTGTTGAGGCACGTGTGCTTGAGGCTATGGGAGTTGATTATATTGATGAAAGTGAAGTACTTACTCCTGCTGATGAAGAATTTCATCTAAATAAAAAAGAGTACACTGTTCCGTTTGTTTGCGGATGCCGTGATCTTGGCGAAGCAGCACGCCGCATTGGGGAAGGGGCTTCCATGCTTCGTACAAAAGGGGAACCCGGTACAGGAAATATTGTGGAAGCAGTGCGCCACATCCGTAAAGTAAATGCTCAAGTGCGCAAAGTTGTAGGCATGAGTGAGGACGAGCTTATGACAGAAGCTAAGCTTTTAGGAGCTCCTTATGAAGTCCTGTTAGAAATTAAGCGCCTTGGCCGTCTTCCGGTTGTTAACTTTGCGGCCGGCGGTGTTGCGACCCCTGCAGATGCTGCTTTAATGATGCAGCTTGGCGCGGATGGAGTGTTCGTTGGTTCCGGTATTTTTAAATCTGAAAATCCAGCCAAATATGCAAGAGCGATTGTTGAAGCGACAACTCATTATCAGGACTATGAGTTAATTGCTGAACTTTCAAAAGGATTAGGAACTCCGATGAAAGGCATTGAAATTTCTACATTAGCGCCTGAAGCTCGTATGCAAGAACGAGGCTGGTAA
- the guaB gene encoding IMP dehydrogenase has product MWENKFVKEGLTFDDVLLIPAKSEVLPRDVNLQVELSEKIKLNIPIISAGMDTVTEAELAIAMARQGGLGIIHKNMSIEQQADQVDKVKRSESGVITDPFFLTPDHQVYDAEHLMGKYRISGVPIVNNENEQKLVGIITNRDMRFIQDFSMKISDVMTKENLVTAPVGTTLTEAEKILQKHKIEKLPLVDEKGVLKGLITIKDIEKVIEFPNSAKDAKGRLLVGAAVGVTKDTMMRVEKLVKANVDVIVVDTAHGHSIGVLNTVREIRNAYPDLTIIAGNVATAEGTRDLIEAGADIVKVGIGPGSICTTRVVAGVGVPQITAVYDCATEARKYGKAVIADGGIKFSGDIVKALAAGGHAVMLGSLLAGVSESPGETEIYQGRRFKVYRGMGSVAAMEKGSKDRYFQEDNKKFVPEGIEGRVPYKGPLADTIYQLVGGLRSGMGYCGAKDLKDLRENAQFIRMTGAGLRESHPHNIQITKEAPNYSLS; this is encoded by the coding sequence ATGTGGGAAAATAAGTTTGTTAAAGAAGGGTTAACGTTTGATGATGTCCTTTTGATCCCGGCAAAATCTGAAGTGCTTCCCCGTGATGTGAATCTTCAAGTTGAATTGTCGGAAAAAATCAAATTGAATATTCCAATCATTAGTGCCGGCATGGATACAGTTACAGAAGCAGAATTAGCTATTGCCATGGCTCGGCAGGGAGGACTCGGGATTATTCATAAAAACATGTCAATTGAGCAGCAGGCAGATCAGGTAGATAAAGTAAAACGCTCAGAGAGCGGTGTCATAACAGATCCGTTTTTCTTGACTCCCGACCATCAAGTTTACGATGCAGAACACCTTATGGGTAAATATCGTATTTCCGGAGTTCCAATAGTAAATAATGAAAACGAACAAAAATTAGTTGGAATTATTACGAACCGTGATATGCGCTTTATCCAGGACTTTTCCATGAAAATATCAGATGTCATGACAAAAGAAAATCTTGTTACGGCACCAGTAGGTACTACTTTAACCGAAGCCGAAAAAATCCTTCAAAAGCATAAAATCGAAAAGCTCCCACTAGTAGACGAGAAAGGTGTATTAAAAGGCCTTATTACGATAAAGGATATTGAAAAAGTCATTGAGTTTCCAAACTCAGCAAAAGATGCAAAAGGAAGGCTTTTAGTAGGAGCTGCAGTCGGCGTAACGAAGGATACGATGATGCGGGTTGAAAAGCTTGTAAAGGCGAATGTTGATGTGATTGTGGTTGACACAGCTCATGGCCATTCAATAGGCGTATTAAATACGGTAAGAGAGATTCGGAATGCATATCCTGATTTAACGATCATTGCAGGAAATGTGGCCACTGCAGAAGGGACAAGAGATTTAATTGAAGCCGGGGCAGATATTGTAAAAGTAGGTATCGGACCGGGCTCTATCTGTACTACCCGTGTAGTGGCGGGTGTGGGTGTGCCTCAAATTACGGCTGTGTATGATTGTGCAACAGAAGCAAGAAAATATGGAAAAGCCGTTATCGCTGACGGAGGAATTAAGTTTTCCGGCGACATTGTAAAAGCTCTCGCAGCAGGCGGGCATGCCGTCATGCTTGGAAGCCTCCTGGCCGGTGTCTCCGAAAGCCCAGGGGAAACGGAAATATATCAAGGCCGCCGCTTTAAAGTATATCGGGGAATGGGCTCTGTAGCTGCAATGGAAAAAGGTTCAAAAGACCGTTATTTCCAAGAAGATAATAAAAAATTTGTACCGGAAGGAATTGAGGGGCGTGTTCCTTACAAAGGACCACTTGCAGATACTATTTATCAGTTAGTTGGAGGACTTCGGTCCGGTATGGGCTATTGCGGAGCAAAAGATCTTAAAGATTTAAGAGAAAATGCCCAGTTCATCCGTATGACCGGGGCCGGATTAAGAGAAAGCCATCCGCACAATATTCAAATTACTAAGGAAGCGCCAAATTACTCATTATCTTAA
- a CDS encoding deoxynucleoside kinase: protein MGGTPFITVEGPIGVGKTSLAKAISEHFQFALLKEIVDENPFLGKFYENIEEWSFQTEMFFLCNRYKQLNDINAHYLKNKKPVVADYHIFKNLIFAQRTLSNQEYQKYLKIYQILTEDMPKPNVIIYLRASLDTLLKRIKIRGREIEKNISPLYLEQLSIDYENAINSFEKQNPDIPVLQFNGDELDFVNNPDDLNYIIEKLSTTLKKGVCEHGTSNEI, encoded by the coding sequence GTGGGGGGAACGCCATTTATAACTGTTGAAGGGCCGATTGGCGTAGGAAAAACATCTCTTGCAAAAGCGATTTCCGAACATTTTCAGTTCGCATTATTGAAAGAAATCGTTGACGAAAATCCTTTCCTCGGTAAATTTTATGAAAACATTGAGGAGTGGAGTTTTCAAACAGAAATGTTTTTTCTCTGCAACCGCTATAAACAGCTGAATGACATTAATGCCCATTATCTCAAGAACAAGAAACCGGTAGTAGCCGATTACCATATATTTAAAAACCTTATTTTTGCACAACGAACATTAAGCAATCAGGAGTATCAAAAGTATTTGAAGATTTATCAAATCTTAACAGAAGATATGCCAAAACCAAATGTCATTATTTATTTGCGTGCAAGTCTTGATACTCTTCTAAAAAGAATAAAAATAAGAGGGCGCGAAATTGAAAAAAATATTAGCCCGTTATATTTAGAGCAATTATCCATCGATTACGAAAATGCCATAAACAGCTTTGAAAAACAAAACCCCGACATTCCAGTTTTACAATTCAATGGCGATGAACTGGATTTTGTAAATAACCCGGACGATTTGAACTATATTATTGAAAAATTATCGACAACACTGAAAAAAGGAGTCTGCGAACATGGAACTTCGAACGAAATATAA